Proteins encoded by one window of Lactobacillus sp. ESL0684:
- a CDS encoding deaminase, with protein MRARIPWKQYFMMQALVIAQRSTCDRALVGNVLVKDNRIIGTGYNGSVTGQPHCDDAGHQLVDGHCVRTIHSEMNSLIQCAKNGVSTADTEIYVTHFPCYNCAKALVQAGITRVNYYFDYHDNPLAIALFEDCGVPYEQIKIDRKYVEQLARKLEDAEN; from the coding sequence ATGCGGGCGCGAATTCCTTGGAAGCAATATTTTATGATGCAGGCATTAGTCATTGCGCAACGTTCAACTTGTGATCGTGCGTTAGTTGGCAATGTACTAGTCAAAGACAACCGGATTATTGGTACTGGTTATAACGGTTCTGTAACGGGACAACCACATTGTGATGATGCTGGTCATCAGTTAGTAGATGGTCACTGCGTACGTACCATTCATTCAGAAATGAATTCGTTAATTCAGTGTGCCAAAAATGGTGTATCAACTGCTGATACGGAAATTTATGTAACGCATTTTCCTTGCTATAACTGTGCCAAGGCACTAGTTCAAGCAGGAATTACCCGGGTTAACTACTATTTTGACTATCATGATAATCCGTTAGCAATTGCACTGTTTGAAGATTGTGGGGTTCCCTATGAACAAATTAAAATCGATCGTAAGTACGTGGAGCAATTGGCCCGTAAATTGGAGGATGCTGAAAATTAA
- a CDS encoding ECF transporter S component yields MRNQKNSLTALTMTGMFAAIIYIGIWILRFPIPAIVGRPFIHFGNTLTVVAILFLGSRNGIIAGLIGLGGFDILNGYAATSWLTMIQVIILGLVVDGLFRLAKYHDTKKNITIIAVVAGITKLITSYLASIVEALMVGTSFKVAIISSFFSQTATVINSISTAIMVPIIYFFVRKIYHSIKR; encoded by the coding sequence ATGCGTAACCAAAAAAATTCTTTAACAGCTTTAACTATGACTGGAATGTTTGCGGCCATCATTTATATTGGCATTTGGATCTTACGATTTCCGATCCCGGCAATTGTTGGACGGCCATTTATTCACTTCGGCAATACGTTAACTGTAGTTGCAATCCTTTTTTTAGGTAGTCGCAATGGTATTATTGCTGGTCTAATTGGGCTTGGAGGCTTTGATATCTTAAATGGTTATGCTGCCACTTCATGGCTAACCATGATTCAAGTAATTATTCTTGGCCTAGTTGTTGATGGCTTATTTCGCTTAGCTAAATATCACGATACTAAGAAAAATATTACGATTATTGCGGTAGTTGCAGGAATTACCAAACTAATTACCAGTTATCTTGCTTCTATTGTTGAAGCACTAATGGTTGGTACTAGCTTCAAAGTAGCGATTATTTCCTCATTCTTTAGTCAAACTGCAACAGTCATCAACTCAATTTCCACAGCTATTATGGTACCAATCATCTACTTCTTTGTCCGTAAAATCTATCATTCTATCAAAAGATAG
- a CDS encoding amino acid permease, translating into MKRQLNLFAALATVMGTMIGGGAFFKIASVSSLTHNAWLSILVWPLAGLIALMAGLSVAELAASFPEDGGAVRYLTVIYGPKIAFLFGWSLIIIYYPANIAALSIVFATQLKQLPHLQALSTTSIALLVMLIILLINWLGSKLSSGVQKLTLIIKLLPILAIGIFAIWSNQTNQLAGAPGPQITSATSAFSFGQALLAVLFAYDGWLSIGNLANEIKNPAKTLSRAITWGLLGVSVIYTLLNWGFIKTIPWSKIVGNQGTALLAAQKLFGSFGGLMISLGILVSIFGAINGHLMAGSRMPYTLGKQKKLPQAAFFAKLNPKTLVPTNSMLFECAIAVIMIFSGTFDSLTDMLVYVSWIFSLLLFIGVFILRKREPDLLRPYKIPLYPLPPILAIIGAIFIIINTTLTQPKLALTGILLTLTGWPVYNWTNKHNRA; encoded by the coding sequence ATGAAAAGACAATTAAATCTTTTTGCCGCCTTAGCTACCGTCATGGGTACCATGATTGGTGGGGGAGCATTTTTTAAAATTGCCAGTGTTTCTAGTTTAACCCATAATGCCTGGTTAAGTATTCTGGTCTGGCCACTAGCTGGTTTAATTGCACTCATGGCCGGCTTAAGTGTAGCGGAACTAGCCGCTAGCTTCCCAGAAGATGGTGGCGCCGTAAGATATTTAACTGTCATTTATGGACCCAAAATTGCTTTTCTGTTTGGCTGGTCACTAATTATTATTTATTATCCAGCTAATATTGCAGCGCTTTCGATTGTCTTTGCAACTCAATTAAAACAGTTACCACATCTACAAGCTTTATCGACCACAAGCATTGCCTTACTAGTTATGCTCATCATCTTATTAATTAATTGGCTTGGCTCCAAATTAAGTAGTGGGGTGCAAAAATTAACTTTAATTATCAAATTATTACCTATTTTAGCAATCGGTATCTTCGCAATCTGGTCAAACCAAACCAATCAATTAGCTGGTGCACCAGGTCCTCAGATCACCTCAGCTACCAGTGCCTTTTCCTTTGGTCAGGCTCTACTTGCCGTATTGTTTGCCTATGATGGCTGGCTCAGTATCGGTAACTTAGCCAATGAAATTAAGAATCCAGCCAAGACATTGTCCAGAGCAATTACCTGGGGACTACTAGGTGTCAGCGTGATTTATACCTTACTTAATTGGGGCTTCATTAAAACTATTCCTTGGTCCAAAATCGTTGGCAATCAGGGAACTGCACTATTAGCTGCTCAAAAACTCTTTGGTAGTTTTGGCGGCCTTATGATTAGTTTAGGAATTCTAGTTTCAATTTTTGGTGCAATCAATGGTCATTTGATGGCTGGTTCAAGAATGCCTTATACCCTAGGTAAACAAAAAAAGCTGCCTCAAGCAGCCTTTTTTGCCAAATTGAATCCCAAAACCTTAGTACCAACTAATAGCATGCTTTTCGAATGTGCAATTGCAGTTATCATGATTTTTTCAGGAACCTTTGATAGTTTGACTGACATGTTAGTTTATGTTTCCTGGATTTTTTCCTTATTATTATTTATTGGCGTCTTTATCTTGCGCAAACGCGAACCTGATTTACTGCGTCCATACAAAATCCCCTTATATCCCTTGCCACCCATTCTAGCAATTATTGGTGCGATATTTATCATTATTAACACCACACTGACACAGCCTAAATTGGCATTGACTGGCATTTTATTAACTTTGACCGGTTGGCCAGTGTATAACTGGACTAATAAACATAATAGAGCCTAA
- the rbsD gene encoding D-ribose pyranase — protein MKKTAVINSNLSRVIATMGHFDKLAIGDAGTPVPQETEKIDLAVTKGIPSFMDVLNNVLEELEIQRVFLATEIKSENPQMLASIKELLPDTPIEFITHEELKASLSDCKAFVRTGEMPPYANILLESNVIF, from the coding sequence ATGAAAAAAACTGCAGTTATTAATTCAAATTTATCACGGGTAATTGCTACAATGGGACATTTTGATAAATTAGCTATTGGTGATGCTGGAACGCCTGTCCCTCAGGAAACCGAGAAAATCGACTTGGCAGTTACTAAGGGCATACCTAGTTTTATGGACGTATTAAATAATGTCCTAGAAGAACTAGAAATTCAGCGCGTTTTTCTAGCAACCGAAATCAAATCGGAAAATCCACAAATGTTAGCTAGTATTAAAGAACTCCTGCCTGATACGCCAATTGAGTTTATTACCCACGAAGAGTTAAAAGCCAGCCTGAGTGATTGTAAGGCATTTGTTAGAACTGGTGAAATGCCCCCATATGCTAATATTTTGCTTGAAAGCAACGTGATTTTTTAA
- the rbsK gene encoding ribokinase, producing the protein MNKVAVIGSINLDTNLRVKVMAKPGETIHAKEHYSAAGGKGANQAVAAARSGCKTSFIGAVGNDAPGEQMLDLLKQDGIDTSGIQVVKEESTGQAFISVDDAGQNSIIIYAGANAAFGSAEVTQNRALITNSDFVLAQFETPVEATIKGFELARQAGAKTILNPAPAMTQIPVELLELTDMITPNETEVETITGVHVTTEADARKAAAKLHALGIAAVVITIGSKGAFYDINGQSALVPAFKVKAVDTTAAGDTFIGAMVSVLKPDFSNLAAAIKFANKASSLTVSRYGAQPAIPYQAEIEQVK; encoded by the coding sequence ATGAACAAAGTTGCAGTGATTGGCAGTATTAATCTGGATACTAATTTACGGGTTAAGGTAATGGCCAAGCCGGGGGAGACAATCCATGCTAAAGAGCATTACAGCGCAGCCGGTGGTAAAGGAGCAAACCAAGCAGTAGCTGCGGCACGTTCAGGCTGTAAAACTAGCTTTATTGGTGCAGTAGGAAATGATGCACCCGGAGAGCAAATGCTGGATTTGTTAAAACAAGATGGAATTGATACATCAGGCATTCAGGTTGTTAAGGAGGAATCAACTGGTCAAGCTTTTATCAGCGTTGATGATGCAGGACAGAATTCAATTATTATTTATGCAGGTGCCAATGCTGCTTTTGGCAGCGCAGAAGTAACTCAAAATCGTGCTTTGATTACTAACAGTGATTTTGTACTAGCCCAATTTGAAACGCCAGTTGAGGCAACTATTAAAGGGTTTGAATTAGCACGTCAAGCTGGTGCTAAAACGATTTTAAATCCTGCTCCGGCAATGACGCAGATTCCAGTAGAACTGCTTGAGTTGACGGATATGATTACGCCTAATGAAACAGAGGTTGAAACCATTACTGGAGTGCATGTAACAACTGAAGCTGATGCTCGCAAAGCAGCTGCTAAGTTGCATGCTTTAGGAATTGCTGCGGTGGTAATTACTATTGGCTCAAAAGGTGCTTTTTATGATATTAATGGTCAAAGCGCACTAGTTCCAGCTTTTAAAGTTAAGGCGGTTGATACCACTGCTGCAGGTGATACTTTTATTGGCGCTATGGTTAGTGTACTTAAACCCGATTTTAGTAATTTGGCAGCTGCAATTAAGTTTGCTAACAAGGCTTCGTCACTGACGGTTAGCCGCTATGGTGCACAACCGGCGATTCCTTATCAAGCTGAGATTGAACAAGTTAAATAA
- a CDS encoding TPM domain-containing protein translates to MLKIKLALISVIMGFFVMTTAFTNANIQDNSQLLDRKTSKLIRAKNDRYFQTSEQPRIVVRTQKGIEHLTPKHLNKSHRTVFIVVGSQKKKRNVQIYSSKDLHSAFSADVRGNILRSQSEKLRSNNQKEFNVGLRFVFKACATTIDQEYQYALDQYDLTNDERAQITHPHRMALPIALALVLVISGLALFLKKHSHVENK, encoded by the coding sequence ATGCTGAAAATTAAGCTGGCTTTAATTAGTGTCATTATGGGCTTTTTTGTTATGACCACTGCTTTTACTAACGCTAATATTCAAGATAACAGTCAGCTTTTAGATCGTAAAACCAGTAAATTAATTAGGGCGAAAAATGATCGGTATTTTCAAACTAGTGAGCAGCCACGGATCGTGGTGCGCACGCAAAAAGGAATCGAGCATTTAACTCCCAAGCACTTGAATAAATCGCATCGAACAGTTTTTATTGTAGTTGGCTCGCAAAAAAAGAAGCGCAACGTACAAATTTATTCGAGCAAAGATTTGCATAGTGCATTTAGCGCTGATGTGCGGGGCAATATTTTGCGTTCACAATCAGAAAAATTGCGTAGCAATAATCAAAAAGAGTTTAACGTAGGATTGCGTTTTGTCTTTAAGGCTTGTGCCACTACAATTGATCAGGAATATCAATATGCGTTAGATCAATATGATTTAACTAACGATGAACGAGCGCAAATTACGCATCCGCACCGAATGGCGTTACCGATTGCATTGGCGCTAGTGCTAGTGATTAGCGGCTTAGCATTATTTTTAAAAAAGCATTCTCATGTAGAAAACAAGTAA
- a CDS encoding SOS response-associated peptidase family protein → MCNQFQLPSLSAIRKYLATDLHLPLVEPAATLPQNRAIFPKDQAPVLIYQNQQLQLISKSWGYPSPINQQKVLFNARVERFFENKASMWDTSFAKQRCLIIADQFFETGKQTYIANQRRYHERFSFRNPDEPLTLIAGIYQADQFAMVTTSPNAVMSPIHDRMPLVITPQELRQWLFQNFSSLVNRSTTPLAASKLPNRN, encoded by the coding sequence ATGTGTAACCAATTCCAATTACCTAGCCTAAGCGCAATCAGAAAATATTTAGCAACCGATTTACATTTGCCCTTAGTAGAACCAGCTGCTACTTTACCGCAAAACCGGGCAATCTTTCCTAAGGATCAAGCACCAGTGCTAATCTATCAAAATCAGCAGCTACAACTAATTAGCAAATCTTGGGGCTATCCAAGTCCAATTAATCAACAAAAAGTGCTTTTTAATGCCAGAGTTGAACGCTTTTTTGAAAATAAAGCCTCAATGTGGGATACTTCATTTGCTAAACAGCGTTGCCTAATCATTGCTGACCAATTTTTTGAGACTGGCAAACAAACTTACATTGCCAATCAAAGACGCTACCATGAACGTTTTAGTTTTCGTAATCCGGATGAACCATTGACATTGATTGCTGGAATTTATCAAGCTGATCAATTTGCCATGGTTACAACTAGCCCTAATGCAGTGATGTCCCCGATTCATGACCGCATGCCACTAGTAATCACACCTCAAGAATTACGCCAATGGTTATTTCAAAACTTTTCTTCGCTAGTAAATCGCAGCACAACTCCGTTAGCAGCTAGCAAATTACCTAACAGAAACTAA
- the mgtA gene encoding magnesium-translocating P-type ATPase: MLRKTGDSGNGKDLKLVQTIAKESRSETLARLHASSDGLSSKQVTKNREEYGSNEITTKQGNSKLRFLVEAFVTPFTLILLILAIVSLCSDYLFAPKGDRDLSTVIIMLTMVLISGITSYVQNVKSSNAVNSLLKLVSVTTAAVRDSNEQEIATSQVVVGDVIRLGAGDMVPADMRLLSSKDLFCSSSSLNGESNPVEKIASKKPHIGQDNDYLNYPNILYEGTTIVSGSGLGVVFATGTDTMFGKLAHDISQNDVKNTNFDAGIKSISKLLLTMTLVIAPLVFLINGLTKGDWLNALVFAIATAVGLTPEMLPVIVTTNLVKGSIEMSKHGTIVKKMNAIQNFGSADVMCTDKTGTLTQDKVVLERHYDLNLHESKKILELSYLNSYYQTGMKNLIDKAIIEAAGDELDINEIQRDYYKIDEIPFDFSRRRMSVVMANSDHKHGEHLLVTKGAAEEMLGVSTKVEVDGQILPLTAARRDKIMAQVNEMNDDGLRIIMLGYKNNPAPVGEFSVTDENDLILCGFLAFLDPPKESAKAALARLKADGITVKILTGDNEAVTRTVGLQVGLNVDTVYSGSDLVDKSHEELAKMVEECNIFVKLSPEDKTRIINLLKENGHTVGYMGDGINDAPAMKAADVSVSVDTAVDIAKESADIILLHKDLNVLEEGVRIGRKVFGNTLKYIKITLSSNFGNILSVLLASSFLPFLPMLPLQLLILDLLYGTSCLSLPFDSMSSDYLSQPRTWSTKKLPKFMFYFGPTSSVFDIITFGMLYFVICPELVGGNFSTLAPAQKTAFIALFHTGWFIVSLWTQEMVIHALRDHRLPFIKQHATPTVTLATFGAGVIGTIIPFSFLAEPLQFGQLPLSFLWFVLVILIFYILLTTWVKHFYLKKEQFLI, from the coding sequence ATGTTAAGAAAAACTGGTGATTCAGGCAATGGTAAGGACTTAAAATTAGTTCAGACTATCGCAAAAGAATCCCGCTCTGAGACTTTAGCTAGACTGCATGCCAGCAGTGATGGCTTATCTAGTAAGCAGGTGACTAAAAATCGTGAAGAATATGGTTCTAATGAAATTACCACTAAACAGGGGAATTCAAAGTTACGTTTCTTAGTTGAAGCTTTTGTGACACCATTCACGCTAATCTTATTGATACTGGCAATTGTGTCGTTATGCAGCGATTATCTGTTTGCTCCCAAAGGAGATCGCGATCTAAGTACCGTAATCATTATGTTAACAATGGTACTTATTTCTGGAATTACTAGCTATGTTCAAAATGTTAAGTCTTCTAATGCGGTAAATAGTTTACTCAAATTAGTTTCAGTTACGACCGCTGCTGTGCGTGATAGTAATGAGCAGGAGATTGCCACCAGTCAAGTGGTAGTTGGTGATGTTATCCGTCTTGGAGCAGGAGATATGGTTCCGGCAGATATGCGCTTACTATCTAGTAAAGACTTGTTTTGTTCATCGAGTTCATTAAATGGTGAATCTAATCCAGTTGAAAAGATTGCTAGTAAAAAGCCGCATATTGGTCAAGATAACGACTATTTAAACTATCCTAATATTTTGTACGAGGGGACCACTATTGTTTCTGGGTCTGGGTTAGGCGTAGTTTTTGCAACAGGGACGGACACCATGTTTGGTAAATTGGCTCATGATATTTCCCAAAATGATGTTAAGAATACCAATTTTGATGCTGGTATTAAGAGTATTTCTAAGTTACTACTTACGATGACCTTGGTCATTGCTCCGCTGGTTTTTTTAATTAATGGTTTAACCAAAGGAGATTGGCTAAATGCGTTAGTCTTTGCGATTGCTACTGCAGTGGGTCTAACTCCAGAAATGTTGCCAGTGATTGTGACTACAAATTTAGTTAAAGGGTCAATTGAGATGTCTAAGCATGGCACAATTGTCAAGAAGATGAATGCAATTCAAAATTTTGGCTCGGCAGATGTGATGTGTACTGATAAGACTGGTACTTTAACACAAGATAAGGTAGTCTTAGAACGCCACTATGATTTGAATTTGCATGAAAGTAAAAAAATCTTGGAATTAAGTTACCTTAATTCTTATTATCAAACTGGGATGAAAAACCTGATCGATAAGGCAATCATTGAAGCAGCCGGAGACGAGCTCGACATCAACGAAATTCAGCGTGATTATTATAAAATCGATGAAATTCCGTTTGACTTTTCAAGAAGAAGAATGAGTGTGGTAATGGCTAATTCTGACCATAAACATGGTGAGCATTTGCTGGTGACTAAAGGCGCCGCAGAGGAAATGCTAGGTGTGTCAACCAAGGTGGAAGTAGATGGCCAGATTTTACCGTTAACGGCTGCCCGAAGAGACAAGATTATGGCTCAAGTTAACGAGATGAATGATGATGGTTTGCGGATTATCATGTTGGGTTATAAAAATAATCCTGCACCTGTTGGTGAATTTTCGGTTACTGACGAGAATGATTTGATTTTGTGTGGCTTCTTAGCCTTTCTTGACCCACCTAAGGAAAGTGCTAAGGCAGCACTTGCAAGGTTAAAAGCTGACGGTATTACCGTCAAAATCCTAACTGGAGATAATGAAGCTGTCACTAGAACGGTTGGCTTGCAAGTGGGATTGAACGTAGATACCGTTTATTCTGGCAGTGATTTAGTAGATAAAAGCCATGAAGAGCTAGCCAAGATGGTGGAAGAATGCAATATCTTCGTCAAATTATCACCTGAAGATAAGACTCGGATTATTAATTTATTGAAAGAAAATGGGCATACCGTTGGGTACATGGGTGATGGTATCAATGATGCACCAGCCATGAAAGCAGCTGATGTATCTGTTTCGGTTGATACTGCAGTGGATATTGCTAAGGAATCTGCCGATATCATTTTATTACACAAAGATTTGAATGTGCTTGAAGAAGGCGTAAGAATTGGACGCAAAGTCTTTGGCAATACCCTGAAGTATATTAAAATTACTCTGTCATCTAACTTCGGTAATATCCTATCAGTGCTGCTAGCTTCATCATTCTTACCATTCTTACCGATGTTACCCTTACAGCTATTAATTTTAGACTTACTATATGGGACTAGTTGTTTGTCATTGCCATTTGACTCAATGTCTAGTGATTACTTAAGTCAGCCGCGAACTTGGTCAACTAAAAAACTACCGAAATTTATGTTTTACTTTGGCCCAACCTCTTCTGTTTTTGATATTATCACTTTCGGAATGTTGTATTTTGTAATCTGTCCTGAATTAGTGGGAGGCAACTTTAGCACGCTTGCACCAGCTCAAAAAACAGCGTTTATTGCCTTATTCCACACTGGCTGGTTTATTGTATCTTTGTGGACACAAGAAATGGTGATTCACGCCTTGCGTGACCACCGGTTACCGTTTATTAAGCAGCATGCAACGCCAACGGTTACGCTAGCTACTTTTGGTGCGGGAGTTATTGGTACGATTATTCCATTTTCATTCTTGGCAGAGCCGTTACAATTTGGCCAGCTACCTTTAAGTTTCTTATGGTTCGTATTAGTGATACTAATCTTTTATATTCTGTTGACAACTTGGGTAAAGCATTTCTATCTTAAGAAAGAACAATTTTTAATTTAG
- the trpS gene encoding tryptophan--tRNA ligase, whose translation MTKKTILTADRPTGKLHIGHYLGSLKNRVALQNSGEYHPYIMIADTQALTDNARNPEKIRNSLLEVAMDYLAVGINPEVSTIFVQSQIPALFELTAYYMDLVTVSRLERNPTVKTEIKQKGFNDSIPVGFLNYPVSQAADITAFKADTVPVGDDQEPMLEQAREIVRTFNRVYDCDVLVEPKGYFPQKGQGRLPGLDGNAKMSKSLNNAIYLSDDAKTVEKKVMSMYTDPDHVHVEDPGKVAGNTVFTYLDAFDPDKDQVAELKADYQKGGLGDVKLKRYLYQVLEKELAPIRQRRAKYEQNPSEVYDMLIAGSKKANEVANETLNQVRSAIGLNYFER comes from the coding sequence ATGACAAAAAAAACTATTTTGACAGCTGATCGGCCAACTGGTAAGTTGCATATCGGTCACTATCTTGGATCTTTAAAAAATCGGGTAGCATTACAAAATTCTGGTGAATATCATCCATATATTATGATTGCAGATACCCAGGCTTTAACAGATAATGCGCGTAATCCAGAAAAGATTCGTAATAGCTTATTAGAAGTGGCTATGGACTATCTGGCTGTTGGGATTAATCCAGAAGTATCAACGATTTTTGTACAATCGCAAATTCCTGCTTTGTTTGAATTAACAGCCTACTACATGGACTTAGTAACGGTTAGTCGGCTAGAGCGTAATCCAACTGTTAAAACCGAAATTAAGCAAAAAGGCTTTAACGATTCTATTCCAGTTGGCTTTTTGAACTATCCAGTTTCACAAGCTGCGGATATTACTGCTTTTAAAGCCGATACAGTGCCAGTTGGTGATGATCAGGAGCCAATGTTAGAGCAGGCACGCGAAATTGTGCGTACTTTTAATCGGGTTTATGATTGTGACGTATTAGTTGAACCTAAAGGCTATTTCCCGCAAAAAGGACAAGGACGATTGCCAGGACTTGATGGTAACGCGAAGATGTCGAAGTCACTGAATAATGCGATTTATTTGTCTGATGATGCTAAAACGGTCGAAAAGAAAGTTATGTCAATGTATACGGATCCAGACCACGTTCATGTTGAAGATCCGGGTAAAGTTGCAGGTAATACAGTGTTTACTTATCTAGATGCTTTTGATCCTGATAAGGATCAGGTAGCAGAGCTCAAGGCAGATTATCAAAAAGGTGGCTTAGGGGATGTTAAGCTTAAGCGGTATTTATATCAGGTCTTGGAAAAAGAGCTTGCGCCAATTCGGCAGCGCCGCGCTAAGTATGAGCAAAATCCGTCCGAAGTCTATGATATGTTAATTGCTGGTTCCAAAAAGGCTAATGAAGTTGCTAATGAAACTTTGAACCAAGTACGCTCAGCAATTGGTCTAAATTATTTTGAGAGGTAA
- a CDS encoding GRP family sugar transporter: MATLNTTALLVGLGPLIGWGLFPTIASKIGGKPANQILGTTLGTFIFGLAFALIGGYSLPTGSSLFLSIISGIGWASAQIVTFMSFNLVGSSRVMPITTAFQLLGASLWGVIALGNWPGVKAKIIGGLALVAIIIGAYMTVWSENKTAQKTNLLKKAVIWLLFGEIGYWLYSAAPQAARVDGQHAFLPQAIGMLLTGIGYGIYVSLKNPKQNPFKELVSYQQIFAGFFFAFAALTYLISAQPNMNGLATGFVLSQTSVILATLTGIWFLGQKKTKKELIITIIGLVIILIAAAVTEFI; this comes from the coding sequence ATAGCTACATTAAATACGACTGCATTACTAGTTGGGCTAGGACCATTGATTGGTTGGGGATTGTTTCCGACTATTGCGTCTAAAATTGGTGGTAAGCCAGCTAATCAAATTTTAGGAACTACCTTGGGTACCTTTATTTTTGGATTAGCGTTTGCCTTGATTGGTGGTTACTCACTACCAACTGGAAGCTCATTATTTCTGTCAATTATTTCTGGAATTGGCTGGGCTAGTGCCCAAATTGTCACTTTCATGTCCTTTAACTTGGTTGGTTCTTCGAGGGTCATGCCAATTACCACTGCCTTTCAATTACTTGGGGCCTCTTTGTGGGGTGTAATTGCCCTAGGAAATTGGCCCGGAGTCAAAGCTAAAATTATCGGTGGGTTAGCATTAGTAGCAATTATTATTGGTGCTTATATGACAGTTTGGAGCGAAAATAAAACAGCACAAAAAACGAATTTGCTTAAAAAAGCAGTTATCTGGCTATTATTTGGTGAAATTGGTTATTGGTTATATTCAGCTGCGCCGCAGGCAGCCCGCGTTGATGGGCAACATGCATTTTTACCGCAAGCAATTGGGATGCTTTTAACTGGGATTGGCTATGGTATTTATGTTTCTCTTAAAAATCCGAAGCAAAATCCATTTAAAGAGTTAGTTTCATATCAACAAATTTTTGCTGGGTTCTTTTTTGCTTTTGCTGCTTTGACTTATCTAATTTCGGCACAACCCAATATGAATGGCTTAGCGACTGGCTTCGTTTTGTCACAGACTTCAGTTATCTTGGCAACCTTAACAGGTATTTGGTTCTTAGGACAAAAAAAGACTAAAAAAGAGCTGATAATTACCATTATTGGTTTAGTAATCATCTTAATTGCTGCGGCAGTGACAGAATTTATTTAG
- a CDS encoding type II CAAX endopeptidase family protein yields MNTPRSREGNLFRYIVYFIGYLMVAGVVKLVTLNSPLHVWDLILFGVISLMILLFYIYRFNREQRYFDHNFASVSWLGNFGLIVGLTLVVTALRISVAYLQATGKLQLYNFQTAYLKHESVTTYWFLLVAIGIILPILQEFLTSGFLFNYAFRRNTMVVAICGIIFSGVLFSILNWQFSFSLLVVNAIFGCLFAWSYLYTQTIWMPIYLAVVNGVILLIMT; encoded by the coding sequence GTGAATACACCAAGATCTAGAGAGGGCAATTTATTTAGGTATATTGTCTATTTCATCGGTTACTTAATGGTTGCTGGTGTAGTTAAATTAGTAACTTTGAATTCACCGCTGCATGTCTGGGATTTGATATTATTTGGAGTAATTTCATTAATGATTTTACTATTTTATATTTATCGTTTTAATCGCGAGCAGCGCTATTTTGACCATAATTTTGCCTCGGTTTCTTGGCTGGGAAACTTCGGCTTGATCGTTGGATTAACCTTAGTTGTCACGGCGCTAAGAATCAGCGTGGCTTATTTACAAGCTACGGGTAAATTGCAACTATACAATTTTCAAACCGCTTATTTAAAGCATGAGTCGGTAACGACATACTGGTTTTTGTTAGTGGCTATCGGAATTATTTTGCCGATCTTGCAAGAATTTTTGACCTCAGGCTTTCTTTTTAATTATGCTTTCAGGCGTAATACGATGGTTGTAGCAATTTGCGGTATCATTTTTTCAGGAGTGTTGTTTAGTATACTTAATTGGCAGTTTTCGTTTTCGCTACTGGTAGTTAATGCGATTTTTGGCTGTTTATTTGCGTGGTCGTATCTTTATACACAGACCATTTGGATGCCAATTTATTTGGCGGTAGTCAACGGTGTTATTCTATTAATTATGACGTAA